TCTTCCTTGCTGACCAAATCCGGCACGATGGCCTGGAACGGCGGAGAGCTCATCGCCGCGCCGGTGCTCAACAGGAACGCGGCAATCAGCAGCACCATCGGTGTCACCAGCCCAGCCCAGGAGAGGAAGGTCAGGCCCGCCGCGGCGATAAACACCCAAATCTGCGAGAAAAGCAGGTATTTACGGCGATCAACAATATCTGCCATCACACCCGATGGCAGGGCAAACAGGAACATCGGCAGGCTACTGGCGGCCTGCACCAGCGCCACGGAAAGCGGGTCGGCACTTAGCGTCAGCATGGTCCAGTTGACGCCCACATCGTTCATCCACGAACCGATATTCGATACCACTGTCGCAATCCATAGCATGCGGAACACCCGCTGGCGCAGCGGCTGCCACGGCGAAACGGCCACCGCAACGGCAGGTACATCCGCATCAGGTGTATCGTGAACATCATTAATCTGCGCCACGTGACACCTCCGCTGATTCTGCGCTGAAGAGGCGCCAGCGTCCGGCGCCGGTCAGTGCAAGCGTGGTAAAGATGATCAGCAACAGCCAGCCAAACTGTCCTTCCGCCACGCTCCAGTCGGGATGGACGAACACCATCGCTACCAGTAATACGCCGATAATCGGCAGACAGGCGAGGCGGGTAAAGACGCCGAGCAGGATAAATAGCGGACAGACCACTTCGGCAAAAATCGCCGGAAGCAAACTCATGTAAGCACCGAGGCCAAAAGGATCCTCAATACGCGTCAGTTCTTCGCTGAAATGAAATATTTTCGGCAGGCCGTGTACGTGAAGCAACAGCAGGCAGGCCGTCAGACGCAGGAAGAACAGCCCCGCATCAATGCGGGGCGGCTGAGAGAGTGAATGTTTCATGGTTTAGAAGGCAAAGCAGCTGCAGCCAAGCGCGCCCCAGAAGGCGTTCTCTTCCGAAACAGGCAGGTTGGCGCCGCGCGCAATCTCATGCGAATGGGTATGTACGCCGCACGGGCCGCTGCAGTGATGGGCTTGCTGCATCATACCAACGCGAGTTGTTGTGGTGGGCGGTGCGCTGCGATAGTGGCCAGGCACCATGACGACGGGCGACCAATCGGGCAGGACCGGAATCGAAGGCGGTGCTTCCGCGCTAAAGGATCCTGCGGCATAGACGATATTCCCGTCCACCACGGTCAGCACCGATTCAATCCCTTTAATCTCCTCTTCCGGCACGCTGAAGTAGTCTTTGCTCAGTACCACCATGTCAGCCAGCTGACCGGATTTGATCTGCCCCTTTTTACCTTGCTCGCTGGAGAACCAGGCGCTTCCCTGCGTCCACAACATCAGCGCGGTGTCACGATCAAGGCGTGCGTTGATGTCGTACATCTGCATACCACCAACGGTTCGGCCAGACACCAGCCAGTAAAGTGCGGTCCATGGGTTATAGCTAGCGACACGGGTAGCATCGGTTCCCAAACCAACCGGCACGCCGGTTTCTAGCATACGCGCGACCGGCGGCGTGTGTCGGGTGGCTTCAATACCGTAACGCTCGGCGAAGTATTCGCCCTGGAAGGCCATGCGATGCTGCACGGCAATGCCTCCGCCTAACTCTTTAATACGATCAAGGTTACGTTGCGTTACGGTTTCGGCGTGGTCGAAGAACCAGTGCAGCCCGTTGAAGGGGATGTCGCGGTTTACTTTTTCAAACACATCCAGCATGCGACTGATGGATTCATCGTAAGTGGCATGCAGACGGAACGGCCAGCGGTGCTCCACCAGGTGACGCACTACGCGCTCCAGTTCATCTTCCATACCTGGCGCCAAATCCGGGCGTGGTTCGAGGAAGTCTTCGAAATCGGCCGCGGAAAATACCAGCATTTCACCGGCGCCGTTATGGCGGAAATAGTCGCTGCCCTGGCCCGGCGTCAGCATATCCGTCCACTTTTCGAAATCTTCCAGCTCATGGCCCGGACGTTGGGTAAACAGGTTGTAGGCGATACGCAGCGTCATCTGCTTTTTCTCATGCAGTTCAGCAATCACTTCGTAATCTTCCGGGTAATTCTGGAAGCCACCGCCGGCATCAATGGCGCTGGTCAGGCCCAGGCGGTTCAGTTCGCGCATAAACTGACGCGTTGAATTCACCTGCTGTTCCAGCGGCAGCTTGGGACCTTTCGCTAAGGTGGAGTAGAGGATCATCGCGTTCGGACGCGCAATCAGCATGCCGGTTGGGTTGCCATTGCTGTCGCGCTGGATCTCGCCACCCGGCGGATTCGGCGTGTCTTTGGTGTAACCGACCACTTTTAACGCTGCACGGTTGAGCAGGGCGCGGTCATAGAGATGCAGGATGAATACCGGTGTATCGGGCGCCGCTTCATTGATCTCATCCAGCGTCGGCATACGACGTTCGGCAAATTGGAACTCGGTCCAGCCGCCCACCACACGCACCCACTGGGGAGACGGTGTGCGCAGCGCCTGTTCCCGCAGCATGCGCAGTGCATCAGCAATGGAGGGCACGCCTTCCCAGCGTAATTCGAGGTTGTAATTGAGCCCACCGCGGATCAAATGAAGATGGGAGTCGTTCAGGCCGGGGATGGCGGTATGACCCTTAAGGTCAATCACTTTGGTGCCTTCGCAATGGTGTTGCATCACGTCGGCCAGACTGCCGACTTCAAGAAACTTACCGTCCCGAATGGCGACGGCGTCGGCAACGGGGTTGCCACGGTCGACGGTATGGAATCGACCATTCGTCAATATGATGTCTGCTTTACCTAAAGTAACCATAAAACCTCCTGAATGAGATGCCCGCAATAGCAAGAGTGGCCGCGGACAAAGAGATGTCCTGCCGATTTCGCAGGTTAAGGACGTGAGCGGATTATGTTCAGGAGGGCTGGAAAGCGTCTAGTTATACAAAAGGATAGGTATACCTTCGTATAGTTATACCTATAGATAATAGTTTGCCTGCTCAAAGCTTCTTAGACTGCGTCGAGACATTAACCTCAATGGGATAAAACAACATGACGACGAGCAAACTTGAAGTACTGACACCGCAAAACTGCCAGATCATCTTTATTGACCAGCAGCCACAAATGGCGTTTGGTGTGCAGTCAATTGACCGCCAGGTACTGAAAAACAACGTGGTTGCGCTGGCCAAAGCGGCCAAAGTTTTCAATATTCCTACCGTGCTGACTACCGTTGAGACCGAAAGCTTCTCAGGGAATACCTTCCCGGAGCTGCTGGATGTATTCCCTGGCCAGGATATTCTTGAGCGCACCTCAATGAACTCCTGGGATGATCAGAAAGTCCGTGACGCACTGGCGGCTAACGGTAAAAAGAAAGTTGTGGTTTCAGGTTTGTGGACCGAAGTCTGTAACAACTCTTTCGCGCTGTGCGCCATGCTGGAAGGTGATTATGAAATCTACATGGTGGCTGATGCGTCGGGCGGCACCACGAAAGAGGCCCACGACTATGCGATGCAGCGCATGATTCAGGCCGGTGTCATTCCGGTAACCTGGCAGCAGGTGATGCTGGAGTGGCAGCGCGACTGGGCGCACAAAGACACCTACAACGCGGTAATGGATATTGCCAAAGAGCATTCAGGGGCTTACGGCATTGGTGTGGATTACGCGTACACCATGGTTCATAAAGCGCCTTCACGTCAGAAGAGCGAGCATCGTACTCTGGCTCCGGTCCCTGCACCGATTCGCTAACTGCTCAGGCGGGCAGATCCGTTCTGGATTTGCCTGCCTCTTTTGACAGGAGGAACTGTGCATCCTTTACTCATTTCTCTGGCTGCTGGCGTGTTTATCGGCTTGCTTTATGCGCTGCTCAAGGTGCGCTCCCCGGCGCCGCCCGCCGTGGCGTTAGTTGGCTTGCTGGGTATGATCATCGGCAGTTCGCTAGGGGGAAAATTGACGCACCCCGTGGCCTCCGCCGCGCTAGACGATAAAAATCGGACTTTAACTGCAGCCGAAAGGCCGTCCCAACGCCTCGTTTTACACCCAAAACAGGAGGGATAATGATGTTGAAAACCTATGCGATTTCGTTATCCGTCGGCATTTTAGTTGGCATTATTTATGCCGTAATGGACGTCAACTCACCTGCGCCACCGGTGATTGCGCTGCTGGGGCTGTTTGGTATGCTGGTGGGCGAGCAGATTGTCCCGCTGTGTCAGCGGCTCATTAACCGTCAGCCGATCACTCTGGCCTGGTTTCGTCATGAATGTGTCCCTAAAATCAGTGGCACACCACCGCCTTCAGGCGACAAAACCTCTTAAAGAGGGATCTCAGGGAATGAATAATCATTAAGGAAAACAGCATGCAGCTGTCGCAGCGCATTGTCGTTGTTGATGATGAACGTTCTGTTCGCAGTGGCCTGACTAATCTGCTTCAGTCTGAAGGTTATGTAACCCAGGCGTTCGAGTCGGCAGAGGCGCTGTTAGCGGATGCGTCGGCGCTGAAGGACGCTGCGCTGTTCATTATTGATGTTGAACTCAAAGGGATGTCGGGCTTTGACTTGTTCAGGGAGCTGGTTCAGCGTCTTGAGAATCCACCCGGCATTATTATCTCCGGCAACGGTGATGAAAATATGCTCTGGTACGCTATCAATCTGGGCGCGATAACCTTTATGCGAAAACCTATAGATATCGACCTGCTGTTTGAACACATTCGATTGGCGTTTATGTCCCAGGCTATGCGCCCATGAGTACGCTGTTCCTGTCATTAAATATTGCAGACGACGCTGGCCTGGTGCTGTCCGACGACATCGTCTTCCGTCATCTCGCCCAGCAAGGGCTGGTGGAATGGCTTGAATGCCGGCACGAGATCTCCGGTGAAACCTTCGTTCTGGCGACGGCAGCAGGCGAAGAAGCGACTTTTCAGGTTACCCAGCTGTTGAAAAATGAGTATGCGCTGCGCGCGTCATTAGCAGAAAGTTGGGCGCTAAAACCGATCAGGCACACGTTATATCAAGGGCGCTACGCCCTGATTTACCCGCCTTTCAGCTACCAAACACTGGCCGATTACCTGCACATGCCCGCAGGAAAAATCCAGAAGTTCATTAGTCATGCGCTGCTTTTGTGCCACGCGGTTAGTAAGTTGCATCAGCAAGGTGTGGTTCATGGTGACATAAAACCCGCCAATTTTTTCTTTACGGACGACTGTGAGGTTGTCCTCGGCGGTTTTGGCCTGGCTTTTATGGAAAACGAAGCTCAGCAGCCGCTGGGCGCACCTATCGCCGGCGGAACGCTGGCCTACATGTCGCCTGAGCATACGTCACGCACGCCGCACCGCGTTAGTCGGGTCAGCGATCTCTACAGCCTGGGCATTGTGCTTTATGAGTTGCTCACCGGCAAACTTCCCTATGGCAGTGCCGATGGCGGCGAAGCGGAGTGGGTACACCATCACATTGCTTCCGAAGCGCTGCCGCCGCACATGCTGCGCAAAGATGTCCCACTGGTACTCTCCTCCATCATTTTACGCCTGCTGACCAAATCGCCAGAGCATCGCTATCAAACGGTTGAGGGAGTATTGGCCGATCTCAGGCGTTGCGAGTCAAATTTGATGCCTGGCGGCAGGGTAGAGTCTTTTGCCTTAGGCTTACAGGACATGCAGACCTCGATACTTTTATCCGACGAGCTGTACAGCGACCACGCCCAGGCCAGCGAGATGTTAGTAGCGTTTGATGAGGTATGCCGTAGCGGTAAACACTGCACGGTAGCCATTTCTGGATCTCCCGGCTCAGGCAAATCTTCCCTGATGGTCTCGGCGTTAAAAATCCTGCGTGAGAAAAATGCGCTACTGACGGTGACGAAAGCCGACCAGCATTCCCCTATTTTGCCCTATGCCGTATTTACCTCAGCGTTCCGCTCGCTGACGCTGCATTTACTGGGCCTTCCGGCTGAGGAGATGGCGCGCTGGAAAACCCATATTGGGCGGCTACTGGGTGACTATGCCGATTTGGCGGTCAACCTGGTGCCCGAATTGGGCATCCTGCTTAATCAAAAAGCCAGCGTACCAACCGATGCGCACTCGCTGGATGCGCGAAATCGTTTAAATCTGCTGGCCTGTAGCCTGGTCAAAGCGTTTACGGCACCCGGTCGACCGCTGATTTTATTAATTGATGATGTGCACTGGGCCGATCAGGCAACCTTGCAGCTGCTGGAAAATTTGTTACGTTCCAGTGAAGATATTCCCTTGTTACTGGTGATCTCTCACCGCGATTATGCCGCGTTGCCTTGTCCCGAGGTGTCCGCCAGCCTGCAGCGTCTCCGTGCGGCAGCTACCCGCATTGTGGATATCACGCCTGAGCCGCTGTCGCCCAAAAATATTGCCAACTGGCTGGCCGGACTTTTCCACGCGCGCAGCGCAGAGACGGCAGAACTTGCGCAGATTATCCATGAAAAAACCGCAGGTAATCCGCTCGCCACGCGTGAATTTTACCGTCAGGCGGTACGCGATCATCACATTACTCACTTCGCGTCTGATAAATGGACCTACCATCCGCAGGCACTCAAAAACTGCCATTACACCGCCAACGTCGCAGCCTGCGTATTACAACAGCTGCAATTACTCTCTTATCCCGTCCGCCAGCTTTTGGGCCAGCTAGCCTGTTTAGGCAGCGCGGATGATTTGCAGGTTTTGCGCCACATTCTGGGCATTGAGGTTAGCGCGATCCAGGCAACGCTGTTACCCGCAGTTGAAGCCCGGCTGATTGCGTTAACAGAGAGTCGCTATGCCTTTATGCATAACAGCATGCATGAAGCCGCCCTCAATTTGATTACGTCCGAAGTGAAAGACCATTTTCATCACGCTGCCGCTGAGTTCTACATGCGGGCAACCCGCGAGGATAGGTCGCATACGCTACTGTTCAGTGCCGCACATCACATCATAACCCTCAAAAATCATGAACTGCTCACGCCAGATGCTGCTGCCTTCTGCCAGCTGTTACTGCAAGCGGCGCGGCGAGCAAAAATGATGGGTGATTACGTTTCCGCGCTGCGTTTTTTACACTGTGCCCGCGCGCTTAGCGCTGTTTCAGGATTAGAAGAGCGTGGCGAATTTCTATTTGAGCAAGCCGAGTGCGAGTTTTTAAACGGTAATTTATCGGCCGCGCTGGCGTTGAGTTCCGAGATTCTGGCCACGCCAGGCGCTGTAACGGATAAAGCCGATGCGGCCACGCTGATTGCTGAGATTCATATGCGCCAGTCAGATAGCCAGTTAGCACTGGAGACAGCGCTTGCCTGGCTGGCGGTTTTTGGTATCCATCTTGACCGCTATCCCAATAAAGCGG
The sequence above is drawn from the Pantoea nemavictus genome and encodes:
- a CDS encoding DoxX family protein, which encodes MKHSLSQPPRIDAGLFFLRLTACLLLLHVHGLPKIFHFSEELTRIEDPFGLGAYMSLLPAIFAEVVCPLFILLGVFTRLACLPIIGVLLVAMVFVHPDWSVAEGQFGWLLLIIFTTLALTGAGRWRLFSAESAEVSRGAD
- a CDS encoding amidohydrolase produces the protein MVTLGKADIILTNGRFHTVDRGNPVADAVAIRDGKFLEVGSLADVMQHHCEGTKVIDLKGHTAIPGLNDSHLHLIRGGLNYNLELRWEGVPSIADALRMLREQALRTPSPQWVRVVGGWTEFQFAERRMPTLDEINEAAPDTPVFILHLYDRALLNRAALKVVGYTKDTPNPPGGEIQRDSNGNPTGMLIARPNAMILYSTLAKGPKLPLEQQVNSTRQFMRELNRLGLTSAIDAGGGFQNYPEDYEVIAELHEKKQMTLRIAYNLFTQRPGHELEDFEKWTDMLTPGQGSDYFRHNGAGEMLVFSAADFEDFLEPRPDLAPGMEDELERVVRHLVEHRWPFRLHATYDESISRMLDVFEKVNRDIPFNGLHWFFDHAETVTQRNLDRIKELGGGIAVQHRMAFQGEYFAERYGIEATRHTPPVARMLETGVPVGLGTDATRVASYNPWTALYWLVSGRTVGGMQMYDINARLDRDTALMLWTQGSAWFSSEQGKKGQIKSGQLADMVVLSKDYFSVPEEEIKGIESVLTVVDGNIVYAAGSFSAEAPPSIPVLPDWSPVVMVPGHYRSAPPTTTTRVGMMQQAHHCSGPCGVHTHSHEIARGANLPVSEENAFWGALGCSCFAF
- a CDS encoding hydrolase, producing MTTSKLEVLTPQNCQIIFIDQQPQMAFGVQSIDRQVLKNNVVALAKAAKVFNIPTVLTTVETESFSGNTFPELLDVFPGQDILERTSMNSWDDQKVRDALAANGKKKVVVSGLWTEVCNNSFALCAMLEGDYEIYMVADASGGTTKEAHDYAMQRMIQAGVIPVTWQQVMLEWQRDWAHKDTYNAVMDIAKEHSGAYGIGVDYAYTMVHKAPSRQKSEHRTLAPVPAPIR
- a CDS encoding DUF1427 family protein — its product is MHPLLISLAAGVFIGLLYALLKVRSPAPPAVALVGLLGMIIGSSLGGKLTHPVASAALDDKNRTLTAAERPSQRLVLHPKQEG
- a CDS encoding XapX domain-containing protein, giving the protein MLKTYAISLSVGILVGIIYAVMDVNSPAPPVIALLGLFGMLVGEQIVPLCQRLINRQPITLAWFRHECVPKISGTPPPSGDKTS
- a CDS encoding response regulator, producing the protein MQLSQRIVVVDDERSVRSGLTNLLQSEGYVTQAFESAEALLADASALKDAALFIIDVELKGMSGFDLFRELVQRLENPPGIIISGNGDENMLWYAINLGAITFMRKPIDIDLLFEHIRLAFMSQAMRP